The bacterium genome includes a window with the following:
- the tsaD gene encoding tRNA (adenosine(37)-N6)-threonylcarbamoyltransferase complex transferase subunit TsaD, with product MKILAIETSCDETAMALVDCKGNPLLKNRSAGWRIKVLENIVSSQIAIHRPFGGVVPNLAKREHIKNLPKIYQSLVASHKSLKFDLIAVTVGPGLEPALWAGIEFAKSLAKETGKPLVGGNHMEGHLFSNWLPHSVIASAAKQSNKNLSKIATTPSWSRNDKIKFPAIALVVSGGHTMVIKMDSLKKWKNLGETRDDAAGEAFDKVARLLGLQYPGGPEVERLAKNGNPKAVNFPRPMLNPPAGGKNYEFSFSGLKTSVLYYLRDHPFVVSRQSLVADVAASFQQAVIDTLVGKTMRAAEEFGAQSVLLSGGVAANKRLREIMKLETEKLGREFFVPDFQYNTDNAVMIAAAAYIAKLRGKKYPMRANSNLSL from the coding sequence ATGAAAATTTTAGCGATAGAAACATCTTGTGATGAGACTGCGATGGCCTTGGTGGATTGCAAGGGCAACCCACTATTGAAAAACCGCTCCGCCGGCTGGCGGATTAAAGTTTTGGAAAATATTGTTTCTTCGCAGATTGCTATTCATCGCCCATTCGGCGGCGTAGTTCCGAATTTGGCAAAGCGCGAGCATATAAAAAATCTCCCAAAAATTTACCAGTCGCTAGTCGCTAGTCACAAGTCGCTAAAGTTTGACCTAATCGCAGTTACCGTTGGTCCGGGTCTGGAGCCGGCTTTGTGGGCGGGAATTGAATTTGCGAAAAGTTTAGCGAAAGAAACCGGCAAGCCGTTGGTTGGCGGAAATCATATGGAGGGACATCTTTTTTCTAATTGGCTGCCGCATAGCGTCATTGCGAGTGCGGCGAAGCAATCTAACAAAAATTTAAGTAAGATTGCCACGACCCCTTCGTGGTCTCGCAATGACAAGATTAAATTCCCGGCAATCGCGCTCGTGGTCAGTGGCGGACACACGATGGTCATCAAAATGGATTCTTTAAAGAAATGGAAAAATCTTGGCGAGACTCGCGATGATGCTGCCGGTGAAGCTTTCGATAAAGTTGCGCGCTTGCTTGGCCTTCAGTATCCGGGCGGACCGGAAGTTGAGAGGCTGGCGAAAAATGGAAATCCGAAAGCGGTAAATTTTCCGAGGCCGATGTTGAATCCGCCAGCTGGCGGAAAAAATTATGAATTTAGCTTTTCCGGATTGAAGACTTCAGTTCTATATTATTTGCGAGATCATCCATTTGTCGTCAGCCGTCAGTCATTAGTTGCCGATGTCGCTGCAAGCTTCCAGCAAGCCGTTATCGATACACTGGTTGGAAAAACTATGCGCGCCGCGGAAGAGTTTGGCGCGCAATCAGTTTTGCTTTCCGGCGGGGTGGCGGCGAATAAGAGATTAAGAGAAATTATGAAATTAGAAACTGAGAAATTGGGGCGGGAATTTTTTGTGCCGGATTTTCAATACAATACCGATAACGCGGTGATGATTGCCGCCGCCGCCTACATTGCCAAATTGCGCGGGAAAAAATATCCGATGCGCGCCAACTCGAACCTTAGCTTGTAA
- the recG gene encoding ATP-dependent DNA helicase RecG yields MLRLETELAKINGIGQKFIDKLDKLKIKTVKDLLWHFPFRYDDFSTVAKIADLKVNQSATVRAVVKKVSTRRSWKKKMVIVEALVADETGGIKAIWFNQPFIAKALMPGRRVNFAGKVAMSNDEIFLQSPTYELFQNTTETMHTAGLIPVYPETRGLTSKGIRFLTGALLKNLESIPDFLPEEVLLQAEMPSVASALKNIHFPKKIEQAEKARERFAFADIFLIQLMNLRNRMLLAKEKAPPLNIDKSAITDFIARLPFELTGAQHRSIDEIVHDLAKPNPMNRLLQGDVGSGKTVVAAVAALMSAQNGKQTAFMAPTEVLARQHYRTLCAIFKNYPIGIGILTGSESRAFYGEGMESKLTRPKFLEEIAQDKIKIILGTHALISEVKGKKSLIFNDLALAIVDEQHRFGVDQRASLVKKESASRRTAGWRTGETTTVHFLSMSATPIPRTLSLTLFGDLDLSIIDEMPKGRKEIVTKVIPPLNRKKAYDFIRGEVKKGRQAFVICPRIEEAEKPEVAKVGDKKKINLWADVKNVTEEYERLSKTIFPDLRVAMLHGRMKGVEKAEIMADFAAGRTHLLVSTSVIEVGVDVPNASIMMIEGADRFGLAQLYQFRGRVGRGEHQSYCLLFTDSESASTAQRLDALIKAKNGFELAEQDLAIRGPGEFIGDKQTGIPDLAMRSLNNIAIIKLARASAEVLIKKDYTLSNYPPLKAELAKFQNKIHLE; encoded by the coding sequence ATGTTGCGCCTAGAAACCGAACTCGCCAAGATTAATGGAATCGGGCAAAAGTTTATCGATAAGCTGGATAAGCTTAAGATAAAGACCGTCAAGGATCTTTTGTGGCATTTTCCGTTTCGCTATGATGATTTTTCGACCGTAGCTAAGATTGCTGATCTTAAAGTTAATCAATCTGCAACCGTCCGCGCAGTGGTTAAGAAGGTGTCCACTCGTCGTTCTTGGAAGAAGAAAATGGTAATCGTAGAGGCTCTAGTGGCCGACGAGACTGGCGGCATCAAAGCCATTTGGTTTAACCAGCCATTTATCGCAAAAGCATTAATGCCCGGCCGGCGGGTTAATTTTGCCGGTAAAGTTGCGATGTCTAATGATGAGATATTTCTACAAAGTCCGACTTACGAACTTTTCCAAAATACTACCGAGACTATGCATACCGCCGGTCTTATTCCGGTCTATCCCGAGACTCGGGGACTCACTTCAAAAGGCATCCGATTTTTGACTGGAGCGCTTTTGAAAAATTTGGAATCTATCCCTGATTTTTTGCCGGAAGAAGTTTTACTGCAGGCGGAAATGCCGAGTGTTGCTTCTGCGTTGAAAAATATCCATTTCCCCAAAAAAATTGAGCAGGCGGAAAAGGCCCGTGAGCGGTTTGCTTTTGCCGATATCTTTTTGATTCAATTGATGAATTTACGAAACCGGATGCTGCTTGCCAAAGAAAAAGCTCCGCCGCTGAATATAGATAAATCGGCTATTACTGATTTCATCGCCAGACTTCCTTTCGAGTTGACCGGCGCCCAGCATCGGAGCATAGATGAGATCGTCCATGATCTTGCGAAGCCCAATCCGATGAACCGTTTACTGCAGGGAGACGTCGGGTCGGGCAAAACCGTAGTCGCCGCAGTGGCCGCTTTGATGTCTGCGCAAAACGGAAAACAAACCGCTTTTATGGCGCCGACTGAAGTTTTAGCGCGCCAGCATTACAGAACTCTTTGCGCTATTTTTAAAAACTATCCGATTGGAATCGGAATTCTCACCGGCAGTGAGTCGAGGGCATTTTATGGCGAGGGGATGGAGAGCAAGCTGACTAGGCCGAAATTTCTGGAGGAAATAGCGCAGGACAAGATAAAAATAATTTTGGGAACCCACGCCCTGATTTCCGAAGTGAAGGGTAAGAAGTCCCTCATCTTTAATGACTTGGCTTTAGCAATCGTGGATGAGCAACACCGCTTCGGAGTGGACCAGCGCGCCTCTTTGGTGAAAAAAGAATCCGCCAGTCGGCGGACCGCCGGCTGGCGGACCGGCGAAACAACTACCGTCCATTTCCTTTCGATGAGCGCCACGCCGATACCCCGCACGCTTTCGCTGACATTATTCGGAGATTTGGATTTGTCGATTATTGATGAAATGCCCAAAGGCAGAAAAGAAATTGTTACTAAAGTTATACCGCCATTAAACCGGAAGAAGGCTTATGATTTTATTCGCGGAGAGGTTAAAAAAGGCCGGCAGGCTTTTGTGATTTGCCCGAGAATTGAAGAGGCGGAAAAGCCGGAAGTGGCGAAGGTTGGTGACAAGAAAAAAATAAATCTTTGGGCGGACGTGAAAAATGTGACAGAAGAATATGAGAGATTATCAAAAACTATCTTCCCTGACTTGAGAGTAGCGATGTTGCATGGCCGGATGAAGGGGGTAGAAAAGGCAGAAATAATGGCCGACTTCGCGGCCGGCCGCACCCATCTTTTGGTATCCACCTCCGTTATCGAAGTGGGAGTAGATGTGCCGAATGCTTCCATAATGATGATTGAGGGCGCGGATCGTTTCGGCTTGGCCCAGCTTTACCAATTCCGCGGCCGTGTCGGCAGGGGAGAGCATCAATCATATTGTTTGCTATTTACTGATTCTGAATCCGCCTCTACTGCGCAAAGGTTAGATGCCTTAATTAAAGCGAAAAACGGTTTCGAGCTTGCCGAGCAGGACTTGGCTATTCGTGGCCCAGGAGAATTTATCGGCGATAAACAGACCGGCATTCCTGACTTGGCAATGCGTTCACTAAACAATATTGCGATAATTAAGCTCGCTCGCGCCTCCGCTGAAGTGTTGATAAAAAAAGACTACACCCTTTCCAATTATCCGCCCTTGAAGGCTGAGCTTGCCAAGTTTCAAAACAAAATTCACCTAGAATAA
- a CDS encoding DoxX family protein, whose protein sequence is MNTISLFPLFTDWALLALRIVIAAIFLAHGWPKIKDLKQNAINFGMMGFKPGAFWGTIVAFVEVFGGLAVLLGIYLPIIGILLAINMSVAALWKKKQGMKLINGYELDLVLLASLLVLATAGPGFYSIQNYFGW, encoded by the coding sequence ATGAACACTATTTCATTGTTTCCATTATTCACCGACTGGGCCTTACTCGCGCTTCGCATAGTAATTGCCGCCATATTTCTGGCTCACGGCTGGCCGAAGATTAAGGATCTTAAACAAAACGCTATCAATTTCGGAATGATGGGTTTTAAACCGGGCGCTTTTTGGGGCACGATAGTCGCCTTTGTAGAAGTTTTTGGCGGATTAGCGGTTTTGTTAGGAATTTACTTGCCCATCATCGGAATTCTGCTCGCCATCAATATGTCGGTTGCCGCGCTTTGGAAAAAGAAACAAGGAATGAAACTAATCAACGGATATGAGCTTGATTTGGTTTTACTCGCTTCGCTTTTGGTCCTAGCTACAGCCGGTCCCGGATTCTACAGCATCCAAAACTACTTTGGCTGGTAA
- a CDS encoding GIY-YIG nuclease family protein, with translation MARTAPFSAGGGSSFGGHGTYMYYLYILESLEYKRHYIGTSADVKNRLSEHNSGEVRSTKAYRPWRCVYSEEFLDKTSARKRELFLKRNAKAREDLFK, from the coding sequence ATGGCTAGGACAGCCCCCTTTTCCGCCGGAGGCGGATCCTCCTTCGGAGGACACGGCACATATATGTATTATCTTTACATTCTGGAAAGTTTAGAATATAAAAGGCATTACATAGGCACGAGCGCCGATGTTAAAAACAGGCTCTCTGAGCATAACAGCGGTGAAGTGCGGTCAACTAAGGCTTATCGTCCATGGAGGTGCGTATATTCAGAAGAATTCTTGGATAAAACATCGGCGCGCAAGCGAGAGTTGTTCTTGAAAAGAAACGCCAAGGCAAGAGAAGATTTGTTCAAGTAA
- the thrC gene encoding threonine synthase has product MRYRSTERQAPLVDFQEALLRGLAPDGGLYMPEEIPRRKISDGSFPEMAAEVLRDFVPTEGLVEICQSAFSFPVPLRHLKDNLYLLDLTMGPTASFKDFGARFMARSMSQALKPGQLLNIVVATSGDTGGAVAAGFAGVAGIKVFILYPSKRVTNLQEKQMTTLGGNVCALEVDGDFDDCHRVAKEILKDEILRKEIPISSANSINIGRLLPQMTYYFWAEAMLRLGGVKRRPIFVVPSGNFGNLTAGLFARAMGLPSELFVAAVNRNCAVPEYLVTGNMSPKKTVRTLSNAMDVGRPDNWDRIMDLHDYDRGRVGAVMRTGMVDDRQVEKKMAEFCQYENRDIDPHTAVGLCVAYELCHNEYRKTPVVVLSTADAGKFKEVWEKATGRRLELASRLKEVLAKKKESILVSPNKEEVVKIIRSRQ; this is encoded by the coding sequence ATGCGATATCGTAGCACCGAACGGCAGGCGCCGCTGGTGGATTTCCAAGAGGCGCTATTGCGCGGATTGGCTCCTGACGGTGGTTTGTATATGCCGGAGGAGATTCCAAGGAGAAAGATTTCTGATGGAAGTTTTCCGGAGATGGCCGCGGAAGTCCTGCGGGATTTTGTACCAACTGAAGGTCTGGTGGAGATTTGCCAAAGCGCCTTTTCTTTTCCGGTGCCCTTGCGTCATTTGAAAGATAATTTGTATCTGCTAGATCTCACGATGGGCCCGACGGCTTCCTTCAAAGATTTTGGAGCGCGTTTTATGGCGAGATCAATGTCGCAGGCTTTGAAGCCTGGTCAGCTGTTGAATATTGTCGTTGCGACCTCCGGTGATACGGGAGGCGCGGTAGCGGCGGGGTTTGCCGGCGTTGCGGGAATCAAGGTTTTTATCTTGTATCCCAGCAAGAGGGTGACTAATCTCCAAGAAAAGCAGATGACAACGCTTGGCGGGAATGTCTGCGCCCTGGAAGTGGACGGTGATTTCGATGATTGTCATCGAGTGGCAAAAGAAATTCTCAAAGACGAGATATTGCGTAAGGAAATTCCTATTTCTTCAGCGAACTCCATCAATATCGGTCGGCTTCTTCCTCAGATGACTTACTATTTCTGGGCGGAGGCAATGTTGCGGCTTGGCGGCGTGAAACGGAGGCCGATTTTCGTGGTGCCGAGTGGAAATTTCGGCAACCTGACTGCCGGTTTGTTTGCCCGAGCGATGGGCCTGCCATCCGAATTGTTTGTGGCGGCGGTAAATCGTAACTGCGCGGTGCCGGAATATCTGGTGACCGGAAATATGTCTCCCAAGAAGACGGTACGGACTCTCTCGAATGCGATGGATGTCGGCAGGCCAGACAATTGGGATCGAATTATGGATCTTCACGATTACGATCGGGGCCGAGTCGGCGCAGTCATGAGGACGGGCATGGTAGACGACCGGCAGGTAGAAAAGAAAATGGCCGAATTCTGCCAATACGAAAATCGGGATATCGATCCGCATACTGCCGTTGGGCTGTGCGTTGCCTATGAGCTTTGCCACAACGAATACAGGAAGACTCCGGTGGTTGTACTTTCCACTGCTGACGCCGGAAAATTCAAAGAAGTCTGGGAGAAGGCGACCGGTCGCCGCTTGGAACTCGCCTCAAGGCTGAAAGAAGTGCTTGCGAAAAAGAAAGAAAGCATTCTGGTGTCGCCGAATAAAGAAGAAGTAGTGAAAATAATCAGATCCCGCCAATAG
- a CDS encoding nucleoside deaminase, translating to MINSKLMVGLTYFARLNLARGHPPIAACLTVDNAMIAFGWNKRFLLNDPTAHAEMICLRRPKVGMLKPADFRRAVLYTTLSPCWMCSGTILMLGIKIVVVGENTTFKGPEDILKSNGVQIFNLESLKCINLMRRFQKRYPGRWKRDISQL from the coding sequence GTGATTAACTCCAAGCTAATGGTCGGGCTGACCTATTTTGCCAGACTCAATTTAGCCAGAGGGCATCCGCCAATTGCCGCTTGCCTGACGGTTGATAATGCAATGATTGCGTTCGGTTGGAATAAGCGTTTTTTGTTGAACGACCCAACTGCGCACGCGGAGATGATTTGTTTGCGCAGACCGAAAGTAGGGATGCTGAAGCCTGCTGATTTCCGGCGAGCGGTTCTCTATACCACTCTTTCGCCCTGTTGGATGTGCTCCGGGACTATTTTGATGCTGGGTATCAAAATAGTTGTAGTTGGAGAAAATACGACCTTCAAAGGCCCCGAGGATATTTTGAAAAGTAACGGCGTGCAGATTTTTAACTTGGAGAGCCTGAAGTGCATCAACTTGATGCGCCGGTTTCAGAAGCGGTATCCGGGTCGCTGGAAAAGAGACATCAGCCAACTATGA
- the ftsH gene encoding ATP-dependent zinc metalloprotease FtsH — protein sequence MKNIASNIFWAIITLLVISVAFSFFLSPTDEPARVSINELVNKINKGEVAKIVIAGSGLDIELKDGVKLVGQKENEAGLSETLRNVGVDQKALQLVALEVKDESGFKFWVGILLPALLPLLIIVAMFWFVFRQAKSGASQAFTFGRANIRLSTPFKDRVTFKDVAGLKESKQELEEVVDFLKNPKKYLEIGARIPRGVLLMGQPGTGKTLLARAVAGEAGVPFFHISASEFVEMFVGVGASRTRDAFATAKKASPAILFIDEIDAIGRERGSGIGGGHDEREQTLNQILVEMDGFERNTRLIVLAATNRPDVLDKALLRPGRFDRRVVLDMPDINDREEILKIHARGKALEKGVELRKVAVRTPGFSGADLANLLNEAAIFAARKNQRLITEQDILGSIEKVILGPERKGRAITDKDKQITAYHEAGHALVAASLKDADPVHKVTIISRGSAGGYTLKLPLEESHLTTKKQFMADLATMLGGQVAERLIFGDISTGASNDLKQASELARRLVTKYGMSDKLGPMTFGKTEELIFLGREISHEKNYSEKVASEIDEEVSGFINKAHELAKKIISTRKKVLDVIAKTLVEKEMLEQEEFYAILKPFNLKPLAI from the coding sequence ATGAAAAACATCGCTTCGAACATTTTCTGGGCAATTATCACTCTCTTAGTTATCTCGGTGGCATTTTCTTTTTTTCTAAGTCCCACCGATGAGCCTGCGAGGGTTAGCATTAATGAATTAGTAAATAAAATAAACAAAGGCGAGGTAGCTAAGATAGTTATTGCCGGCAGTGGCTTGGATATTGAGCTGAAAGACGGAGTGAAGTTAGTCGGGCAAAAAGAAAATGAAGCCGGCCTATCAGAAACTTTAAGGAACGTCGGGGTAGATCAGAAAGCTTTGCAGTTGGTGGCCCTAGAAGTGAAGGACGAATCCGGTTTTAAATTCTGGGTCGGCATTTTACTGCCGGCTCTTTTACCTCTGCTTATCATAGTGGCAATGTTTTGGTTTGTGTTCCGACAGGCGAAATCAGGCGCCTCCCAAGCATTTACTTTTGGTCGCGCCAACATCCGGCTTTCTACTCCATTTAAAGATCGTGTCACCTTTAAAGATGTGGCCGGGCTGAAAGAGTCCAAGCAGGAATTGGAAGAGGTGGTGGATTTTTTGAAGAATCCGAAAAAATATTTGGAAATCGGCGCGCGCATTCCCCGCGGAGTTTTATTGATGGGTCAACCGGGCACGGGCAAAACGTTGCTTGCCCGAGCCGTAGCCGGTGAGGCCGGTGTGCCATTCTTCCATATTTCCGCTTCTGAATTCGTGGAGATGTTTGTTGGCGTAGGAGCTTCCCGCACTAGGGACGCTTTCGCTACCGCCAAGAAGGCTTCCCCGGCAATTTTGTTTATCGACGAAATCGATGCCATCGGACGCGAGCGGGGATCGGGCATTGGCGGAGGCCATGATGAGCGGGAGCAGACTTTAAACCAGATCTTAGTGGAGATGGATGGCTTTGAGCGGAATACCCGACTGATTGTGCTTGCCGCCACCAACCGGCCGGATGTTCTAGATAAAGCTTTATTGCGCCCCGGCCGCTTTGATCGGCGCGTCGTGTTGGATATGCCTGATATTAATGACCGGGAAGAAATTTTGAAGATTCATGCACGGGGCAAGGCCCTAGAAAAAGGAGTGGAGCTCCGCAAAGTAGCCGTCCGTACCCCCGGATTTTCCGGCGCCGATTTGGCTAACTTGTTGAACGAAGCCGCAATTTTTGCCGCCCGCAAAAATCAACGTCTTATCACCGAGCAGGATATTTTAGGCTCCATCGAAAAAGTGATTCTTGGTCCGGAACGTAAAGGCAGAGCAATAACCGATAAAGATAAACAGATTACTGCCTATCATGAGGCTGGCCATGCTTTGGTTGCGGCGAGCTTGAAGGATGCCGACCCCGTGCATAAAGTGACCATCATCAGCCGAGGTTCCGCCGGCGGCTATACTTTGAAATTGCCGTTAGAAGAAAGTCACCTCACAACCAAAAAGCAATTTATGGCCGACTTGGCGACGATGCTTGGCGGGCAGGTAGCCGAAAGATTAATATTCGGAGATATCAGCACTGGCGCCTCTAATGATCTCAAGCAGGCCTCGGAGTTAGCGCGTCGCTTGGTCACCAAGTACGGAATGAGCGATAAGCTTGGGCCGATGACTTTCGGGAAAACCGAGGAATTAATTTTCTTGGGCCGAGAGATTAGTCATGAAAAGAACTATTCTGAAAAGGTTGCTTCCGAGATTGATGAAGAAGTCAGCGGTTTTATAAACAAAGCCCACGAGTTGGCTAAAAAGATAATCAGCACCCGCAAGAAAGTTTTGGACGTTATTGCAAAAACTTTGGTGGAAAAAGAAATGCTCGAGCAGGAAGAGTTTTATGCGATTTTGAAGCCTTTTAATTTGAAGCCGCTAGCTATCTAG
- the tmk gene encoding dTMP kinase, translated as MNQKNGIFLVFEGGEGSGKTTQAKLLADELRKMGHEVLLTKEPGGDEGICRDIRALLLNPVYSGKMSNLAELLLFEADRAQHLEKEVRPALQMGVVVISDRFEAATFAYQCVARQVCSPDDFWLINNIATNRLRPDMTFWIDVEPSLGLQRNINAKKRDRFEMENVDFHRKVRAGYRKFFDSYVLSFQGEKFDGAMSINELHVQILEAAKKMISGKLGK; from the coding sequence ATGAATCAAAAGAATGGCATTTTTCTAGTTTTCGAAGGCGGCGAAGGGAGCGGCAAGACCACCCAGGCGAAATTGTTGGCTGATGAGCTACGGAAAATGGGGCACGAAGTTTTGCTTACTAAAGAACCCGGCGGAGATGAGGGGATTTGCCGAGATATCCGAGCCTTGCTTCTGAATCCGGTCTATAGCGGGAAGATGTCCAACTTGGCCGAACTGCTTTTGTTTGAGGCTGATCGGGCCCAACATCTTGAAAAGGAGGTGCGACCTGCTCTGCAAATGGGAGTAGTCGTTATCAGCGACCGTTTTGAGGCTGCCACTTTCGCCTACCAGTGCGTCGCCCGTCAAGTTTGTAGCCCTGATGATTTCTGGCTCATTAATAACATAGCGACTAATAGGTTAAGGCCCGATATGACATTCTGGATTGACGTGGAGCCTTCGCTTGGATTACAGAGGAACATCAATGCTAAGAAACGTGACCGTTTTGAAATGGAAAACGTCGATTTTCATAGAAAGGTTCGGGCAGGATACCGAAAATTCTTTGACTCCTATGTTTTAAGCTTTCAGGGTGAGAAGTTTGACGGCGCTATGAGTATTAATGAGTTGCATGTTCAAATTCTTGAGGCGGCGAAGAAGATGATATCTGGGAAATTAGGAAAGTAG
- a CDS encoding dUTP diphosphatase — protein sequence MKVKIKRIDKTLDLPAYKTSGAVALDCSARIPVIVAPKTLAMVPLNVCIKLPVGHYVFLAARSSLPKRGLFMAHGVGIGDEDFCGNNDEYHAPIYNYTDQPVKIERGDRIAQMIIKQYEKVEWEEVDDLGGANRGGFGTTGK from the coding sequence ATGAAAGTAAAAATTAAACGAATCGATAAGACCTTAGATTTACCCGCCTACAAAACTTCCGGAGCAGTGGCTTTAGATTGTTCCGCGCGCATTCCGGTAATCGTCGCGCCAAAAACATTGGCGATGGTGCCATTGAATGTCTGTATCAAACTGCCTGTCGGTCATTATGTTTTTCTTGCCGCACGCAGCTCACTCCCGAAGCGAGGTTTATTTATGGCGCACGGAGTTGGAATCGGCGATGAAGACTTCTGCGGCAATAATGATGAATACCACGCACCAATTTATAACTACACCGACCAACCAGTAAAAATAGAACGCGGAGATCGGATTGCCCAGATGATTATTAAACAATACGAGAAAGTGGAATGGGAGGAGGTAGACGACCTTGGAGGCGCGAACCGCGGCGGCTTCGGCACAACTGGAAAATAA
- a CDS encoding peptidoglycan-binding domain-containing protein, translating to MAKSDKSGFRTTFTAFFVVVAVIAVGVISYLMLRKFSAEDSAQTQQGPQTPGVVLDTAPSFAPSVDTSKNILKTDISTQPSDKYKTSADVAVSNSDTTKESTDFSLKFGIGASGNRVTSLQKFLSQFPEIYPEGLVTGYFGSLTEKAVKRFQNREDIEEAGVVGPETLQRLSELGLNLQEGSINTVTTESAPESAPAAPPAVEAFLKINSIDQSTLPENVVGGFDTLFARFRASGGDTAINRMVLVSDSIDADKNILLVKAHVVYDLTNWGRSPLFVTSPTFPMHVPQSGSSPEYWWWSVDLAPPRSVPNISYQISYVNGIGTVTTTTVPAVPNVWVSPKIIANDSSAIINVEAYCAHPARFRVGIMSVDAVSGSLFGETNITGKPVISGLSQPLYDRYIECIVMPDGSIRSSQSGT from the coding sequence ATGGCGAAAAGCGATAAGAGTGGCTTTAGGACAACTTTCACGGCCTTTTTTGTCGTTGTCGCAGTCATTGCGGTGGGAGTAATCAGTTATTTGATGTTGCGCAAATTTAGTGCCGAGGATTCGGCACAGACCCAGCAAGGCCCACAAACACCGGGTGTAGTTCTAGACACTGCGCCGTCATTTGCTCCGTCGGTAGATACTTCGAAAAATATCCTGAAGACTGATATTTCTACGCAACCAAGCGACAAATATAAAACTTCTGCAGATGTGGCCGTTTCAAATAGCGATACGACTAAGGAATCTACCGATTTTTCCTTAAAATTTGGCATAGGCGCTTCGGGAAACCGCGTGACCAGTTTACAAAAATTTCTTTCTCAATTTCCCGAAATCTACCCTGAGGGCCTAGTAACTGGATACTTTGGCTCGCTTACCGAAAAAGCAGTCAAACGCTTTCAAAACAGAGAGGACATTGAAGAGGCGGGGGTAGTCGGACCAGAAACACTACAGCGGTTGAGCGAGCTAGGGCTGAACCTTCAAGAAGGGTCCATCAACACCGTTACTACCGAGTCCGCACCAGAGTCAGCGCCAGCCGCTCCACCCGCAGTGGAAGCATTCTTAAAAATCAACTCCATAGACCAATCCACGCTTCCAGAGAATGTCGTTGGGGGGTTCGACACTTTATTTGCAAGATTTCGAGCGTCTGGAGGAGACACAGCAATTAATCGGATGGTTCTGGTGTCCGATTCCATCGACGCCGACAAAAACATTTTGTTGGTGAAAGCGCATGTTGTGTACGATCTGACAAATTGGGGGAGGTCGCCTCTATTTGTCACATCCCCCACATTTCCTATGCACGTTCCTCAATCTGGCTCATCTCCTGAATACTGGTGGTGGTCGGTTGACCTGGCACCTCCCCGCTCCGTGCCCAATATAAGCTATCAAATAAGCTACGTGAACGGTATCGGGACCGTTACCACGACAACCGTGCCAGCCGTACCAAATGTCTGGGTTTCGCCGAAAATCATCGCAAATGACTCCAGCGCGATAATCAATGTTGAGGCCTACTGCGCTCATCCAGCCCGGTTTAGAGTTGGGATTATGAGCGTGGATGCTGTTTCTGGTTCATTATTCGGCGAAACCAATATCACTGGCAAGCCCGTTATTAGTGGTTTGTCTCAACCCCTATACGATCGCTACATTGAGTGCATAGTTATGCCAGACGGCTCGATACGATCATCTCAATCCGGTACGTAA